In the bacterium SCSIO 12741 genome, AGGCCGCAAGAACCACTTCCGTATCCGAATCCGTTTTAAAAGGATAATCGGGTAAAAGCTTTTTGATTTCTGCGTAGTTGTATACCTCCCCGTTAAAAACAATGACCCAATTGCCATCGTCTGAAATCATCGGTTGATTGGCCCGTTCGTCCAAATCAATGATCGATAGCCGATTGTGCCCTAAAGCAACGGCATCGTCGGTATACATTCCAGAAGCATCAGGTCCACGATGGGCCTGCACATCCGTCATTCGTTTGAGTTGAGCTGAAAAATCAGCTCCATCAAGGCCATAAATTCCGCTTATTCCGCACATTTCAGTTGGAATTTACCAAAGTTAGAAGATTTTGTGCCCAGGATTGAGGCGTAATTTTTTGAGCAAGTTGAATACCGTGTTGGCTCATTTCCTGCCATTCCTCGTTGCCCATTGAATCAAACTTATGCATCAAGGCTTTAAGCTCGGCTACTTGATCGTGTCGGAAGGAGAATCCATTTTTTCCTTCTTCCAAAAAGGCATCTTTGGAACCAATTTTATCACTCAATATCATAGGCATACCACAAGCCGCCATTTCCTGTACACTCACTCCCCAAGGCTCAATATTGCTCGGTAAGATGTAGACGCTTGTTTCTCCCAGAATCTGATTAAACTCTTGAGGCTGAACAAATCCCAAATGTCGAAGCCCCTCCATTTCCAATCGGGTATCCCAAAGATCTCCGGTTCCGGCACACCAAAGTTCCCATTGTCCTCCCTCCTGCCGGTATTGTTTAAAGGCATCCCAAAGAATGGTCAGGCCTTTTTGAGGCACATACCTCCCCAAGTAAAGAAAGCGTTTGGGAATGGTATTCTTTTTTTGCTTCAGATTGTCCTCTCGCAGCTTGTCCATGAGCTTCATGTCTGCGGAGTAAAATCCGGTTAGAATTTCTTGAGGTTTAAAAGAGAGCTTGAGGGCATAATTGCGCTGAGGAGCACCAGGCACCCAGGCATGTGAAAACAACTTGCCAATGGTAAAGGGAAAAGCCAATCGGGCAACCCATTGCTTTAACGTTCCCTTCCAATGGTTGTCCATTGAAATGAGGGTGGGAATGGCTCCCTTAAATCGTTTGCAAACCTCCAGGTAACCTTTGTCCACCCAGCCCGAACAGATAATAATATCCGGATTAATTTGCTCAGCCAACTCAATGAGTTGAGGGTGATCGAAATCTTTTCTGGAATACAAATGAAGCTTATCCAGGTTAGAAAATTGAAAGGGCGCTTCCGAATTCAGCGGCCATCTCACAATATGAACTTCCGCTTGATTGGCTAACTCACTCGCACAAGCAATAAAGTACTCGGCGATTTCGGTATATAAAAAGAGGACTTTGGGTTTCAAGCTATCCTTGAATTTGAGCACAATACTAATAATTAAGGAAGTTATCACACCCAATATTTCGGTAAAATAAGGCATCCAAACGGCGTTATTGATGACTATAAGAATTGGTTAGGTATTTTTGGCATCGAATGATGCTTTCTGACCATCAGATAATCGTAGGTATTCTGGCCTTGTTTTTCGGCGTTCTCATTTGGGATCGATGGAGGGCATCGTTGGTGTTTATAGGTACGGCGGTGCTCTATATTTTCCTGGGGTATTCTGATTTTCAAACCTTTTTATCCTTTTTGTCCAACGAGCAGCTATTGACCATATTGATGCTCATCATTGTGGCCAACCTGATCAAAGACAATATTCAATTGGATCGGCTGTTTGGTCGACTTCTGGGAAAAGAGCCTTCGCCGGGCACCTTTCTTTTTAGGATGACTACGGGAGTCTCGCTTTTCTCCTCCATTCTCAACAATACCCCAATCGTAGCCTTGCTGATTCCCTACGTTCAAGAATGGTCACGCAAAATGGAGATATCTCCGAGTAAAACGCTTATTCCATTGTCTTATGCAGCCATCACGGGAGGAACCTTGACCGTTATCGGTACCTCCACCAATCTGGTACTTAATGGAATGCTTTCTAATTCCGAACTCGCGGAGCTTAGCACCTTTCACTATCTGATTCCCGGAGCCATGGTCACATTTGGAGGAATTTTATTTCTCACCTTCTTCTCAGGCCAACTTCTACCCGATCGCATTTCCTTGATGCAGACCATCAAAAACAACCCTAAAGAATTTATCCTTGAAACCAAGATCCCTACTCTATCTGATTTAGTGGGTCATACTATTCAAGATGCTGGTCTGAGAAATTTGCAAGGCGGCTTCCTAACGGAAATTATTCGTGGCACAGAAGTGATTACCCCGGTTTCGCCCAGGGAAGTGCTACAGGCCAATGATCGGCTTTTGTTTGCCGGAGACACCGTTCAGCTGCTGGAATTGATTGAATCGAGGGAGGATATGATTCTGCCTAAGGATTCAAAATTTAACCTCGGAAAAAACCAACAGATACAAGAAGTAATCATTCCGTTCAACTCCAACTTGATTGGCAAAAAAGTAAAGGAGAGCAATTTCAGGGAAACCTATGATGCGGCCATTATTGGAATCCACCGCAATGGGGAAACACTATCCGGAAAGATTGGAGATCAGGTTTTTCAACCTGGAGACTTTTTACTTCTCACCACCGGTGAAGGATTTCGCCAACGGTTGAATACAGATCGGAATCTCTATTTTATTAGTACCCATCGCAATCGTAAAACCGAGGAAGCCCCAAGCTTGTTTCAAAAGCTATACCTACCCGTTATTTTGGGCGTCCTGTTATTGGCTCTATTTGGTGTTCTACCCTTACTTCCTGCGGTGTCGTTGATCCTATTTACCCTGATTGCCACAGGTAGAGCTTCCCTCGATCAAATCAAGAAAAACCTCAACCTCGATATTGCCGCCATCATCGCCTCGGCCTTTTTGATTGGGGATGTTTTGATTCAATCGGGTACCACGAACTGGATTGCTGAATCCTTGCTTTTTCCGCTTCAGGATATGCCTTTAATCGGCGTTTCACTCTGTGTGTTCTTGTTGGCCATGGCGATAACCAACCTATTAACAAACGTGGCTGCGGTCTCCATACTTTTCCCTATTGTTTACAGTTTGACCCTAAGCTTTCCAGAGGATT is a window encoding:
- a CDS encoding glycosyltransferase, whose product is MPYFTEILGVITSLIISIVLKFKDSLKPKVLFLYTEIAEYFIACASELANQAEVHIVRWPLNSEAPFQFSNLDKLHLYSRKDFDHPQLIELAEQINPDIIICSGWVDKGYLEVCKRFKGAIPTLISMDNHWKGTLKQWVARLAFPFTIGKLFSHAWVPGAPQRNYALKLSFKPQEILTGFYSADMKLMDKLREDNLKQKKNTIPKRFLYLGRYVPQKGLTILWDAFKQYRQEGGQWELWCAGTGDLWDTRLEMEGLRHLGFVQPQEFNQILGETSVYILPSNIEPWGVSVQEMAACGMPMILSDKIGSKDAFLEEGKNGFSFRHDQVAELKALMHKFDSMGNEEWQEMSQHGIQLAQKITPQSWAQNLLTLVNSN
- a CDS encoding SLC13 family permease, translated to MMLSDHQIIVGILALFFGVLIWDRWRASLVFIGTAVLYIFLGYSDFQTFLSFLSNEQLLTILMLIIVANLIKDNIQLDRLFGRLLGKEPSPGTFLFRMTTGVSLFSSILNNTPIVALLIPYVQEWSRKMEISPSKTLIPLSYAAITGGTLTVIGTSTNLVLNGMLSNSELAELSTFHYLIPGAMVTFGGILFLTFFSGQLLPDRISLMQTIKNNPKEFILETKIPTLSDLVGHTIQDAGLRNLQGGFLTEIIRGTEVITPVSPREVLQANDRLLFAGDTVQLLELIESREDMILPKDSKFNLGKNQQIQEVIIPFNSNLIGKKVKESNFRETYDAAIIGIHRNGETLSGKIGDQVFQPGDFLLLTTGEGFRQRLNTDRNLYFISTHRNRKTEEAPSLFQKLYLPVILGVLLLALFGVLPLLPAVSLILFTLIATGRASLDQIKKNLNLDIAAIIASAFLIGDVLIQSGTTNWIAESLLFPLQDMPLIGVSLCVFLLAMAITNLLTNVAAVSILFPIVYSLTLSFPEDSSFVIFLSLAFGASASFLTPYGYQTNLMISAAGAYRMKDFLKIGVFYSGLYFALFAIYLFLTV